A single Populus alba chromosome 7, ASM523922v2, whole genome shotgun sequence DNA region contains:
- the LOC118059565 gene encoding transcription activator GLK1, whose protein sequence is MLAASPLRNTPTTKDESQEQMESYSTIFNGEFPDFSEGSLLESIDFDDLFVSIDDEDVLPNLEMDPEILAEFSVSGSGGEESDVNTSVSNEKVEDSIHRKDEEDKFSGLDSSLSTRGEEIVSERDESVVVNPVPNKDGEKGRKSAAHAKNNNNQGKRKVKVDWTPELHRRFVQAVEQLGVDKAVPSRILELMGIDCLTRHNIASHLQKYRSHRKHLLAREAEAANWSQRRQMYGAAAAGGGGKRDISAWHALTMGFPPITHPMHHHFRPLHVWGHPSMDPSPMHMWPKHLAHSPSPPRPLPPPTWHPPPPPPDPSYWHHHPHQRVPNGLTPGTPCFPQPLATRFPAPPVPGIPPHAMYKVDPGIGLLTGQPGPSPLFDFHPSKESVDAVIGDVLSKPWLPLPLGLKAPATDSVLVELQKQGVPKIPPTGA, encoded by the exons ATGCTAGCTGCATCACCCTTGAGAAACACACCAACCACCAAAGATGAGAGCCAAGAACAAATGGAGAGTTATTCTACCATTTTCAATGGAGAGTTCCCTGACTTCTCCGAAGGGAGCTTGCTCGAAAGCATCGATTTCGATGATCTTTTTGTTAgtattgatgatgaagatgtGTTGCCAAATTTGGAGATGGATCCTGAAATCCTTGCTGAATTCTCTGTTAGTGGTAGCGGAGGTGAGGAATCGGATGTAAACACATCGGTATCAAATGAGAAAGTGGAGGATAGCATTCATAGAAAAGATGAGGAAGATAAGTTTTCAGGTTTGGACTCGAGTTTGAGCACTAGAGGAGAGGAGATAGTGAGTGAGAGAGACGAGTCCGTGGTTGTTAATCCGGTGCCTAACAAAGATGGTGAGAAGGGAAGAAAATCAGCAGCTCATGCCAAGAACAACAATAATCAAGGGAAGAGGAAAGTGAAG GTGGATTGGACACCAGAGCTGCACAGGAGGTTCGTGCAAGCAGTGGAGCAGCTAGGGGTGGATAAGGCAGTGCCTTCGAGGATTTTAGAACTTATGGGAATTGACTGTCTCACTCGCCATAATATTGCTAGCCATCTTCAA AAATATCGATCACACCGGAAACATTTGCTAGCGCGCGAGGCTGAGGCAGCAAACTGGAGCCAAAGACGGCAAATGTATGGAGCCGCGGCAGCCGGTGGAGGTGGCAAGAGAGACATTAGCGCATGGCATGCACTCACCATGGGGTTCCCTCCCATAACTCACCCCATGCACCACCACTTTAGACCGTTACATGTATGGGGACATCCTTCCATGGACCCATCCCCAATGCATATGTGGCCTAAGCATCTAGCTCATTCACCTTCACCGCCTCGGCCGCTGCCACCACCTACATGGCacccaccacctccaccaccagaTCCTTCATATTGGCACCACCACCCTCACCAAAGG GTTCCGAACGGACTAACCCCAGGGACACCTTGCTTTCCACAGCCATTGGCAACT AGATTTCCTGCACCTCCTGTCCCCGGCATCCCGCCCCATGCCATGTACAAAGTAGACCCCGGCATTGGCCTCCTTACCGGACAGCCAGGCCCCAGCCCTCTCTTTGACTTTCATCCG TCAAAAGAGAGTGTAGACGCAGTTATTGGAGATGTTTTATCAAAGCCATGGCTGCCACTTCCTCTTGGGCTTAAAGCTCCAGCTACCGATAGTGTGCTGGTGGAGCTGCAAAAGCAGGGAGTTCCGAAGATACCACCAACTGGTGCTTGA